A single genomic interval of Vairimorpha necatrix chromosome 5, complete sequence harbors:
- a CDS encoding NEDD4-like E3 ubiquitin-protein ligase (WWP2) produces the protein MLICGAEKINMKNWIQNTTYENYNSKEKVIIWFWDIVKSFTDEEKILLVHFVTGSNKVPAGFFEDLTGIREENKKFTVTKIACDHDKILPFARTCTNTLLLPEYSSKKKLKEKLLFANNGCREGFEIF, from the coding sequence ATGTTAATATGTGGAGCagaaaagataaatatgaaaaattggATTCAAAATACCACATacgaaaattataattctaAAGAAAAAGTAATTATTTGGTTTTGGGACATAGTAAAAAGTTTCACAGAcgaagaaaaaattctacTTGTACATTTTGTAACAGGTTCTAATAAAGTACCAGCCGGATTTTTTGAAGATCTTACTGGAATaagagaagaaaataaaaaatttacagtTACAAAGATCGCATGTGATCATGATAAAATACTACCTTTTGCCAGAACATGTACCAATACTTTATTACTTCCAGAGTATtcaagtaaaaaaaaattaaaagagaaACTTCTGTTTGCAAATAATGGATGTCGAGAAGGATtcgaaatattttaa